The nucleotide window ATCAAAGTCATGATTCATGAACGTGACCACACACCTTTCCTGGAGCACCAGGGTTTCAGCATCCGGCCAGGGACCGAGACCACCATCGGCATCCGAGAGGTGGGTGCGCCCCGTCCCGCCCACTCCCCACTCGCCTGCCCAACCCTGGGGCCTCAAGGGCCGGGACAAGAGTGGGACTGTAGCgttctccctcccccaggacGAGGTGCGCCGGCTGGGGAGCCCCTATAGTCACTGCACCGACGGTGTGGAGGGTGTGGGTGGGCAGCTGCTGTACAATGCCTCCTATACCCTGCAGGTGAGTCTGGGGCcatggggtgggaggaagggagcgTCTCAGGGAGGACCCAGGGGAGGCCGGGGGAGAGAGGACGGTCAGGAgaggaagttgggggggggggagggacgaaatggggagaggcggggagggctgggggaaggggggagggggtgatggaGGAGGGCCCAGGGAAGGCAGGTGCGCTGCTGAGAAGGAGCGGAGCCAGGACCTCCTGCACGCTCTGGCGGAGGGATGGCTGCCTCTGGAACCTTCAGCCCGTGTGCCCTGCTGTCCCCCCAGGCCTGCCTGGTATCCTGTTTCCAGCAGCTCATGGTGGAGACCTGCTCCTGCGGCTACTACTTCTACCCTCTGCCGGCAGGGGCCCAGTACTGCAGCTACTCCCGGCACCCAGCCTGGGGTGAGACCCGCCCCGCCCCGTTCCGCCCCGCCCCGCtcgcgcccgccccgccccattCCGCTCCGTTCCGCCTCGCCCCCTCCGTCCCGCCCTGCccgctcctcccccccacccgcccgTTCCACCCCGCCCCGTTCCGTCCCGCCCCGCCCGCTCGCGTCCGCCCCGCCCCGTTCCGCCCTGCCCGCTCCTCCCCGCCCCACTCCGCCCTGCCCCGCCCAGTCCGCTCCGCCCGCTCCGCCACGCCCCCCTCCGCCACGCCCTCCCCTGGGGGTGGAAGGAGGTCAGGCCTGGTCAACCTAGAAAGCTCTCCTCCACGCCACCCTGGGTCGGGGTGATGGGTTCatctgtgaccccccccccccccacctctgcaggCCACTGCTTCTACCGCCTCTACAGGGACCTGGGGACACACCGACTTCCTTGTGCCTCCCGCTGCCCCAGGTCCTGCAGGTGAGTAGCAAGTGTTGGGGTTCAGGGTCAGGGGTCACTGCCATAGCACGACAGCAGGAGTGTTATGGGGATCTGCCTCTCCTAGGGAGTCTTCCTACAAGCTCTCTGCCGGGACCTCGAGGTGGCCTTCCTCCAAGTCAGCTGTGAGTCCGCtgaaggggtggggtgaggggctgaCAAGCTGGTGGGCCTCACAGGTCCCAAAGAGCCCACCCTGGACCAGGCTGTACCCCTGCTCTTACCCCTGCCCCACAGCACCCTGAGGGCTGGGAGGAGCAGTGGCCACAACAAGGCTTCTGTGTGCAGGACTGGATCCTGGCTGCGCTGGGCAAGCCAGGCCGCAGGAGCTCAAGCCAGAGCAAGAGCCCAAGCCCAAGCCTCAGGTGGGtgcactcctcctcctccagaggTCTCGCCCGGGCCCCTCCCCCTGACAGCCTTGCCCTTCTGGGCCCCAAGGAGGAGCCCTGCCCCTCACACCTCTGCCTTGCCCCAGGAGCAACATGGCCAAGGTGAACATCTTCTACCAGGAGCTCAACTACCGAACAGTGGAGGAGACACCCGTTTACTCggtgagccagccaggaaacCAAGAGCTGTGGTGGGGGCAGGACCAGCCCTGGTCAGACCCCCCGGGGCCCGGCCATGGCGCAGCCCTGTGCACCTGCTCACAGCCCACTGATGCCTGCAGGTGCCCGAGCTGCTCTCAGCCATGGGCAGCCTCTGGAGCCTGTGGTTCggctcctctgtcctctctgtcctGGAGCTGTTGGAGCTGCTGCTCGATGCCGTAGCCCTCACACTGCTACTGGGCTGCCGCCGGCTCCGCAGAACTCAGGGGTCCCAGACAGGGGCAGCCACAGTGGCGTCCCACGCCAAGCCGGAGGCCAGCCAGTTGCCCACTGACTGCAGGAACGACGTTAATCATCTGGGGGGCCCTGCTGGCCTCTTCTCCCATGCCGCTTCTGGGAGCTGTGGCAGGAATCTTTGCTGAAGAGTTAGGCCAAGTGAGAGCCCCAGCCTCCTGTCACCTGAACCAGCCTGAGCTTGTTCTGAGCCCGAGGAATATGGGAGCGGTGGGCTCTCCTGGCTGCCCAGAGTGAACCAGACCAGCCCCACAGAGCCACCACCAGGCAGCCAAGCCAAGCCCAGGGCCCAGGAAGCAGCAGCACGGAGCccgcaggcaggcaggcaggcaccaGGGTGCCCAGCCCATTGGTGGCCTCTCATCAGCCCAGTGGTGGCCTCACTcaaggaggcccagggcaggggggaggggagtgtccCCACCACTCTGGATTCCTGCGTCTAGTCTGTACGTACccgtgagtgtgtgcatgcacgggggtgggggggacctcCACATGGGAGTGTGCCTGTGTTTGGTGTCACTGTCACGCAAAAACGTACGTGTGCTTCTGAGTGTGCCAACGTATCTGTCTACACCTATGTGTAGGTGTGTGCGGGCATCAGGCAGAGCCTTCCTTAACTCAGGACAGGTGGAAGGAAGGGTAGGGCCAGGCCAAGGTAACCTTGGTGACCTTGGGCtgctttgtaataaaacttgTGATCTCACCTGGTGGCCGAGTGTGTGCACCTCCCCAGTCACCCTTCCTGAGTAAGCTGGAACCCCCAGGCTGCACCACCACACCCCTCAGAGCCACAGACATGCTGTGGGAGccagggggcaggagggcagctGTGCCCACAGCTAGCTTGCAGAGCCAGGGCTTGCCCAGGAGACAAGACCAGACCCAGATCACCCCCACCGCTTTGCATCCACCCCTACTCCCTCCAGGGGCCACAGTCCAGGCCAGAGGAAGGCGGAGGGCCCAGGGAATGGGGCCTGTTGGTGTTGGGAGTCGGTTTCCATCAAAGAGGCCACAGGTCCCCAGCAGGTCCCCAGCAGGCAGAGGCTGGGTTCTGACTTACTGTGTCCTTTGGGGGCACTGGTGCTACCCCACTCAGGGCCACCCCTTGGAGAAGGCAGGTGACCCGgagacaccccctccccagctgagACAGAGTGGAGTGAGGCGGGTGAGCCAATGACAGGCAGGGGTGCAAGCAGCAGTTTATTAACTGTGATCTGGAGCAGGGGGCGGGTCCTGCCAGCCCGAGGCCCTGATgcaggtggtggggtgggaggtgggggcagagctcaagcagggagaaaggagggagttAATTCTGCTCTGTAGGGGTCACGGCCAACAGGCAAGGGAGATGGGGGGGCGCTTAGTCAGCACCCACCTTGCCGCCAATGGAGCCTCCCTGGACAGTTTTTGCATAGTGACCGGCCAACTGGCCTTGGCCTGACCAAGGATGTAAGTTGGGGAGAGGCCCAGCCACTGCCCCAGGGCTCCAGGAAAGGGGAATGCAGAGCGAACACCTTGGTGGGCCCTGGGGAGTGAGCTGAGGGACCCCTGGGCCCATCCAAGGGCCCAGCTAGAGGAGCgaggcaggtgaggggcagaacaGAGCTGCAggagccccacccctcccccccaccccccagcagcaGGCAGAGCCGGGCCCGTCCAGGTGGCCCTCAAGAGTCCACAGAGAAAAGACACAAGACAAAGTGAGAAAGAGATCGTTGTAGAAAATCCGCTCGGTCTGTGACAAAGAATGTCGGATGCAGGGGCGGAAAGTGCCAAAGTCCTTTATGCACCGGCTCTGGGCCAAGCGCCtctggaggaggcagagacaggtCTCGGGCTGCCCAGGACTGGGGCCTGCGTGGCCAGCCACATGGCCTCGGGACGCCCGCGTCCAGCCAGGGCTGAGGCCTCAGGCcacagcccaccccccacccccccacccccccccgcccagcaccCGAGAAGCCCAGCCTGGATGCCGGTCACTAAGTGAGGTACACGGGTTGATTCCCTGGATGGGCTGTCCCCTTCTGCCCTTGAAAGGCGCTGGTGGCCAGCCACCAGCCCCAAGGCCTAGCAGAGGGGCTCTGGGGGTGTGTAGGAGGGACCCAACTAGCAGGTCAGTGTTCCATGGCAGTAAAGGTGGGGGCACGAGGTGACACCGGCcccagagcgggggagggagggtggttcTGAGGGGCACAAGGTGACACGGGGCCTTGAGAGTGGTTTGTGACATGAGCGACCCGGGCTCCCGAGGAAGGGGCCACCTGAAGACGGAGGGTCCCCGGGTGCGGCGAGGGGCATCAGATGATGCAGCACCTCCCAGGGGGAAACGTGGGGCTTCGGAAGACCCCGTGCTGGGGTCCCTCTCACGGCCCTGGGGGTCGGGCAGCTCCCGGGAGGGCAGAGCAGGCAGCTGGGGCTCCAGGGAATGGCCGGGGCGTcccgggcagggcaggggcctggccgCCCTAGCTCTCCTCCAGGTGGAGGCTGATGAACTCCTGGATGCACCTGCGGTACTGGAGCTCCGTGGGGCTGCTGCCCGCCAGGGGGCCCGGCTGGCCCGGGGGCGCCTCCGCCTCTCGCATCTCCTCAGCCATGCGGGCCAGCCGGAGCCTGGGGGAGGCGCGGCGGCGTGAGGtgtggaggggcggggagggcgagAGCGGGACGCGCTCCTTcccccagagcccccagcctTCGCGCCCCACCCCCGACGGCCCCGTCAGCGCTCACAAAGTGACGATGTCCGCGTTTGCCTCCTGGATGGCGATGCTCAGTGGGTCCTGCTGCTTGTGGTCCAAGGCGTGCTGATCGGCCCCCCGCTTCAAGAACAGGCAGACCTGACTGAAGAAGGGTGGAGGGGACGGGTCGGGGCTGGCCAGGGGCGGGAGGAGGTGGCTCCAGCACACCCCCTTCCCTGGGCGGGCAGGAGGGGCGCCAGAGACTCACCCCGTGCGTCCCAGGAGTGTGGCGTGGTGCAGCGGCGCCCTGCCCCGGCTGTCTCTTTGGTTCACGTCTGCTCCGTTTTGCAGAAGGAATTCACAGACAATCAAGGAGCCCTGGGGAGCCGAGTACAGTCAGGTTAAGCTGAGGAAATGGCTCCTCTCTGATctgcggcggcgggggggggggggggcgcgggcaCAAGGGGCCCTTGTGTGGGCGCCAGAAGAAAGCGGGCTCTGAAGATGCACCTGTGCCCTGTGCCACCCCCCTGCGCCTGCTCACCCCCAGCACAGCCTGCACCAAAGGCGTCTTGCCCTCGTCCTCCGCGTCGGCCCAGTTGACCTCTGCCCCGTGCGCCAGCGCCATGGCCAGCGCTCGGAGGTCTCGGGTTCGCGCCGCTCGGTGCGCCAGTAGACCAGGGTGCAGCTCGCGCACGTCCGCCAGGCCCCAGGCCTCTGCTTCTCCATCCGCCTCCCCGCTGGACTCCTCCGACTCTGCACCCTCTACAGGGAGAGGTGCTGCGGTCAGGGGCTGTGACCAGgccgggggtggggctggggagggctggggagggccggggcggggacgggggggggggggggcacacccACCCTCCTCAGTGACGCTGTCCACAACAGAGCCTGCGCCAAAGGCTAGAACGTCAGAGCTGCCATCAGAGCTGCCTCCTAAGCCACTGTCGCTGCTCAGACCTGCGGGGTCCGGGGACAGAGGGGGTCCTTAGAGCTCCTGACTCCTGCTGGAGCCCTGCGGGAAGGCTGGAAGCCCCATCCATCCTCCAGGGACAGGATCTGCTGCCACGAGGGGAGGGGAGCCCTGCctaggatggggggtggggtggggaggggagaaaaccAAGGAAGGGCTCAAAGGAGCCAAAGTAACGCATCAGAGAGCACAACTCCAGGGgaagccaccccccaccccccagcaggtCAGCCCTGGCAGGATGGATGGGCAGAAGCATGACCATGCACAGAGGATATTCAGCCCTGTCTGTGCTGAGTGCACCCTGGGAGGTCACTGTGCAGCAAGGGGTCTTTGCCAAGCCCTGGGACACCCccacctcctttccccctcccccactatgctgagtgaaatctCAGCTGGCTTACCCAAGGGCAGCCCCAGGCTTAGGAATGGTGAGGCAGCGCCCTCTGCTGCCTGAGGGCACGCCCTTGTCACCCCCAGCACCCCTGTCTGTTCTTGGCCTGGGTCCACGCCTTCTGCCTACACTGCCCAGAAAGGCTCTACAAGCGCTCCAGACCACTGGGTGCTGGTAAATCGTTAACAGGAAGCCCTTGGCGGGAAACCCTGCTTGTAGCATGTGGCCCCCAACTCCAAGAGGGGCTGGGAAGGGTGCACAGTTCTCTCACGGGCTGGCTCCAGCACACAGCTGTCCAGGCCCCCAGCATGCacatgcgtgcacgcacacacacacacacacgtacctaTATGCCTATGCGCACATCCAGCCACACGCCCACATACACTCCAATGTGCGCACCGCGCACACAATTCATACACATCACTCTCGAGGATCAGGGCCTCGGTCTCCAAGTCAGTGGCCAAGTAACCCCAGACCCCTGAGATGCTATCTCAACCTTATCCCTGCTTGACCCCTAAattctccccagccccagcccagtccTTCCTGCAAAAAAAACGCCTGTCCCTCTGGTCTCCGAGCACATGGCTAAGGCTGTCCACACTCATCCACCTCAAGATGAGCATGCCTGGCCCTGCTCTGCTGGCCTCACTGAGGGGAGTCGGGTGACAGGGGCCAGGGCCCTCACGGCACTTACTCCGTGGACCGGCTGCAGCAGCCCCAGCATCGAAGTAGGAGAAGAGGGAGTCCAGCTCATCCGGGCAGAAGAGAGAGTCCCTCCGGAACTTGCGCTCCACAGCACCTGCtgcggggaggtggggagactGAGACCCAAGGCGAGGTAGGGTGCCCAAGTCATGCTGGtagtccctgcctccctcctcctccctgctggaGCCCGTCCCCAACTCTGCGTGGGCACGTGAGCTAAGGGAGCAGCCTGCTGGCACCTGAGGACAGAGCAGCCACAGAGGGCAGGATGGGCTCCAGCCGGACCTTGCGGCGGGCAGTGGGGACCCGGGGGGAGCTGTGGTGGCGCTGGCACTTTTGCGCCCTCCAGGGCCGGGGGACGTCCCGGGCTGGTGCCGACGGTGGCTTCCGCAGGAACTTCTTTTCCACATACTTGTCCTTGATCCAGGCCTCCTTGTCCTGCCTGCACCAGGGATGGCCGTGAGGCTGCGCCGCGTGGGTGGGGGCTGCCCTGGCCCCATctaggctgcccccccccccaacctcaccTAGGGCTGCTGGCTGTGGGCTTCCTGCCACCTGGCCCCTCACACTGAGCCTCGTAGATCTGGTTCACGGTGCTGTTTCCAAGCTCACACATCAGCTAGCAGGAGAAGGGGTGTGCAGCATCAGCCCCAGGTCATGCCCCTccttctcacccccacccccaggcttgcAGACCCGGCTCCTGCAGCCACCACCCCCTGCCAACGGTCTGAGATGGCCTCCATACATACCTTCAGCAGCTCTGGCTCCCATGAGTCCAGGGTCAGGGACCGCACCTTGGAGCAGTGGACACCCAGGCTCCTGGGAGGTGAGGAGGCAGGGGTGAGTCAGGGCGTGGCTCTACCCCAGCACCTCAGCCCCAGCCCACCCAGTGGGCGCACCTGTGGATGCCGGAGCACTCGATGCAGAGCAGCACCCCCAGGTTGATGCTGGCCCAGCGGGGATCCGGCTGGCCACAGTCCCCACACTGGCTATTGCCAGCCACGTTCTGCACACGCTGCAGCACGCTCTCGCCCTTGACGCTGCGCTCCCGCGAGTCCGTAGCAGAGTCGATGCTGCTCGTGGACGGAGACGCCGTGCGGTCCAGCCTCTGGGGATGGTGTGAGGGGCCACTCAGCCCTCAGGAGTTCCAGCCTCGATCACCCCGGtgggccccctctcccccccccccacccagagaTGCCAGCACAGGCTAGGACGCCTGAAGCGGAAGCCTGCGTGTCCGTGTGTGCACGCATACTCACACGCACGTACACACGACGCGCACACCTACGTGTGCATGAGCACGTGCTCACACTCACATGCACGCCTGCATGCAGCCTGCAGGGGCTGCCTCTCTGCAGCACGCaggcacgtgtgcacacacgtggAGGGTCCCGAGAGGGCCGCACCTCACTGTAGCAGCTGTCCGGGCTCTCCCGGTAGGCAGAGGCGATGCTGGCCTGCACAGCTTGAACCCAGGCCTGCCGCAGCTTCTCTGAGTCGGCCTGCAGCATGCAGCTCCTAGGGGAAGGGGACCATCAGGCCGGGCGGGCGGAAgggctccctcccccaccccgccccgggtTGGGCCTCCTCACTTGGTGGGTGACACGACCTCAAAACAGAACCTCCGTTCGATGTCCTCACATGGCTTCACAGAACACAGACGGAGGTCATCGACCACCACGGTGAGCACGTCCTGCGGGCAGCACCACCGGGGCCCTTGCGCTCAGCACGCAGGCCTGGCCCTGCGCTGACCACCCATTTATCGCTCCATTTTAGAGACACAGACCATCTGAGACCCAGGTGGTCTCTGCCCTCGGGCGGCCCATTCAGGCTCAGTGTCCTCAACCCTGTGCAACCCCCGCCGCCCAGCCCGCCCCGGGGTCCAGGCGGGGAGGGGCCCGGCTGTCACTGACCCAGCCCCAGCAGCCCTGAAGCGCACCTTGAGCTTCTTCTGGTAGACCAGCTGGCTGTTCTGGATGGAGAACCAGCGCCTGGGCAGGTGGATGGGCCAGGAGGGGGTCAGGCAGGGCCAGCCCCCTGTCTAACCCCGCAGACCCCCTGAGCAGGCCCCTCCCTCACCGGTTCCACGTCTTGAAGGCATTACTGGCCCTCTTGAAGAGGTAGCCCTCCATCACCACACCGCTGGGCGCGTCCACATCAAACTCCACTTTGGGCTCATCGTAGGAGAAGTCCTGGGGGTGGTTGGAGCCCAGCCCCCAGTGAGTGCCCGGCCTGGCTGCGAGGACACTGCTGCCCTGCCAGGCTCCCCCAGAGCCAACGCTGAGGTGGGGCACTCCTCTGACCCCAGCACGGACCTTCACCCTGAAACCCCACTGAGGGCAGACGCCTCACACTACAGCTGAGGGCCCCAGCCCACACCCCCAGCCTTGTGGGGCCAGCAGGCTCTGGGATCAGGAAGGAAGCTTCCTGCCCCCATCCTGAGTCCCCCATTCACGTTGCCAGCTGGGCCTGCTCCAGCCAGCCTGACAGAGAGCTCCATTCACAGAGACTGAGGAGACACTGGGCGTTGTCCTGTGTGTCCGGCGGCAGGAGAGGAGGCCCGGCCACCTGCTCCCCTGGCTGAGTGGGGGCAGAAAGGGACAGCTGCTGCTGTTCCCGCGGGGGATGCAGTCCAGCTCAGCCCAAGTCCCCGCTGGTGCCAGCCGCCGCCGCGTGCTCGCAGCAAAGTGAGGTGTCCTTGGTGCTGAAGCtctgcggggcggggggagggcagaggccccGCCCTGCCTGCTCAACTGCTCCCCCCCATTCCCTCCCCCAGGGCACTCCCACTCACCTGCAGCAGCGTCTGAGGGGGCCAGGAGCAGGAGGGGgtgcaaagagggagagagagccgaTGAGTGGGCTCCCAGTGGTCTGGGAACAGTCACTCCTACCTGCAGCCCACCTCTACCCTGGGGCTGTCTGGGCAAGAGCCAGCAACTGAAGCCTCAGAGACCACCACTGGCCTCAAAGGAAGGAAACCCTGGGTCCCCGCTCtagccccagccccagcatcTGGAACCCGGATGGGCTGGCTCCCCTGCCCACCCAGGCCTGGCCTCTAAGTGACCCCTAAGTGACCGATGCCCCTTCTACTCTGCCGTTTGAGGCTCCTAAGAATGGAGACGTCTCTGAAGAGAGTGGGCAGCTCAGTCGGCTCagccgttaagcatccgacttcagctcaggtcatgatctcacgggttcgtgagttcaagccctgtgtcaggttctgtgctggcagctcggagcctggagcctgcctcggattctgtgtctccctctctctgcccctcccccactcgtgttctctctcaaaaataaataaacgttaaaaaacaaaaaaacaaaaaaaccggGGACCTCTCCTTCTGAGCACACATTTGTAAGCGAAGCAGCGTGGGCAggcctgggggagaggggtacTGGCTTCTTGGGGTCCCCCTTCCATGCACGGAGGTCAGGGGGTGCAGGGCCTCACCCGCTGCTGGATGGCAGCATGCTTTCGCTCCATCTCACGCTTTTCCACTGCCGAGTCGATCACCAGCTGGTCtagctgtgggggaggggcaccagggAGGGGCATGAACATTCTCCCTGAGACCCGGGTCTTGGGTCTCGCCCCACCCTGCGGGCTCACCTCGGCTGCCAGCTTCTTCATGTAGGGGTCCAGCTGGTGCAGCAGGCTATAGCCCTGCTGGAAGAAGCTGTGCTGGGCGTGCATGAAGGACAGCATCT belongs to Felis catus isolate Fca126 chromosome C1, F.catus_Fca126_mat1.0, whole genome shotgun sequence and includes:
- the ACAP3 gene encoding arf-GAP with coiled-coil, ANK repeat and PH domain-containing protein 3 isoform X2, translated to MTVEFEECIKDSPRFRATIDEVETDVVEIEAKLDKLVKLCSGMIEAGKAYVTTNRLFVSGVRDLSQQCQGDTVISECLQRFGDSLQEMVNYHMILFDQAQRSVRQQLHNFVKEDVRKFKETKKQFDKVREDMELSLVRNAQAPRHRPHEVEEATGALTLTRKCFRHLALDYVLQINVLQAKKKFEILDSMLSFMHAQHSFFQQGYSLLHQLDPYMKKLAAELDQLVIDSAVEKREMERKHAAIQQRTLLQDFSYDEPKVEFDVDAPSGVVMEGYLFKRASNAFKTWNRRWFSIQNSQLVYQKKLKDVLTVVVDDLRLCSVKPCEDIERRFCFEVVSPTKSCMLQADSEKLRQAWVQAVQASIASAYRESPDSCYSERLDRTASPSTSSIDSATDSRERSVKGESVLQRVQNVAGNSQCGDCGQPDPRWASINLGVLLCIECSGIHRSLGVHCSKVRSLTLDSWEPELLKLMCELGNSTVNQIYEAQCEGPGGRKPTASSPRQDKEAWIKDKYVEKKFLRKPPSAPARDVPRPWRAQKCQRHHSSPRVPTARRKVRLEPILPSVAALSSAGAVERKFRRDSLFCPDELDSLFSYFDAGAAAAGPRSLSSDSGLGGSSDGSSDVLAFGAGSVVDSVTEEEGAESEESSGEADGEAEAWGLADVRELHPGLLAHRAARTRDLRALAMALAHGAEVNWADAEDEGKTPLVQAVLGGSLIVCEFLLQNGADVNQRDSRGRAPLHHATLLGRTGQVCLFLKRGADQHALDHKQQDPLSIAIQEANADIVTLLRLARMAEEMREAEAPPGQPGPLAGSSPTELQYRRCIQEFISLHLEES
- the ACAP3 gene encoding arf-GAP with coiled-coil, ANK repeat and PH domain-containing protein 3 isoform X5, whose protein sequence is MIEAGKAYVTTNRLFVSGVRDLSQQCQGDTVISECLQRFGDSLQEMVNYHMILFDQAQRSVRQQLHNFVKEDVRKFKETKKQFDKVREDMELSLVRNAQAPRHRPHEVEEATGALTLTRKCFRHLALDYVLQINVLQAKKKFEILDSMLSFMHAQHSFFQQGYSLLHQLDPYMKKLAAELDQLVIDSAVEKREMERKHAAIQQRTLLQDFSYDEPKVEFDVDAPSGVVMEGYLFKRASNAFKTWNRRWFSIQNSQLVYQKKLKDVLTVVVDDLRLCSVKPCEDIERRFCFEVVSPTKSCMLQADSEKLRQAWVQAVQASIASAYRESPDSCYSERLDRTASPSTSSIDSATDSRERSVKGESVLQRVQNVAGNSQCGDCGQPDPRWASINLGVLLCIECSGIHRSLGVHCSKVRSLTLDSWEPELLKLMCELGNSTVNQIYEAQCEGPGGRKPTASSPRQDKEAWIKDKYVEKKFLRKPPSAPARDVPRPWRAQKCQRHHSSPRVPTARRKVRLEPILPSVAALSSAGAVERKFRRDSLFCPDELDSLFSYFDAGAAAAGPRSLSSDSGLGGSSDGSSDVLAFGAGSVVDSVTEEEGAESEESSGEADGEAEAWGLADVRELHPGLLAHRAARTRDLRALAMALAHGAEVNWADAEDEGKTPLVQAVLGGSLIVCEFLLQNGADVNQRDSRGRAPLHHATLLGRTGQVCLFLKRGADQHALDHKQQDPLSIAIQEANADIVTLLRLARMAEEMREAEAPPGQPGPLAGSSPTELQYRRCIQEFISLHLEES
- the ACAP3 gene encoding arf-GAP with coiled-coil, ANK repeat and PH domain-containing protein 3 isoform X1, giving the protein MPTWALGSPVWASLSCSSLLLWSRDPPATLLPSWLQLVKLCSGMIEAGKAYVTTNRLFVSGVRDLSQQCQGDTVISECLQRFGDSLQEMVNYHMILFDQAQRSVRQQLHNFVKEDVRKFKETKKQFDKVREDMELSLVRNAQAPRHRPHEVEEATGALTLTRKCFRHLALDYVLQINVLQAKKKFEILDSMLSFMHAQHSFFQQGYSLLHQLDPYMKKLAAELDQLVIDSAVEKREMERKHAAIQQRTLLQDFSYDEPKVEFDVDAPSGVVMEGYLFKRASNAFKTWNRRWFSIQNSQLVYQKKLKDVLTVVVDDLRLCSVKPCEDIERRFCFEVVSPTKSCMLQADSEKLRQAWVQAVQASIASAYRESPDSCYSERLDRTASPSTSSIDSATDSRERSVKGESVLQRVQNVAGNSQCGDCGQPDPRWASINLGVLLCIECSGIHRSLGVHCSKVRSLTLDSWEPELLKLMCELGNSTVNQIYEAQCEGPGGRKPTASSPRQDKEAWIKDKYVEKKFLRKPPSAPARDVPRPWRAQKCQRHHSSPRVPTARRKVRLEPILPSVAALSSAGAVERKFRRDSLFCPDELDSLFSYFDAGAAAAGPRSLSSDSGLGGSSDGSSDVLAFGAGSVVDSVTEEEGAESEESSGEADGEAEAWGLADVRELHPGLLAHRAARTRDLRALAMALAHGAEVNWADAEDEGKTPLVQAVLGGSLIVCEFLLQNGADVNQRDSRGRAPLHHATLLGRTGQVCLFLKRGADQHALDHKQQDPLSIAIQEANADIVTLLRLARMAEEMREAEAPPGQPGPLAGSSPTELQYRRCIQEFISLHLEES
- the ACAP3 gene encoding arf-GAP with coiled-coil, ANK repeat and PH domain-containing protein 3 isoform X4, translating into MTVEFEECIKDSPRFRATIDEVETDVVEIEAKLDKLVKLCSGMIEAGKAYVTTNRLFVSGVRDLSQQCQGDTVISECLQRFGDSLQEMVNYHMILFDQAQRSVRQQLHNFVKEDVRKFKETKKQFDKVREDMELSLVRNAQAPRHRPHEVEEATGALTLTRKCFRHLALDYVLQINVLQAKKKFEILDSMLSFMHAQHSFFQQGYSLLHQLDPYMKKLAAELDQLVIDSAVEKREMERKHAAIQQRTLLQDFSYDEPKVEFDVDAPSGVVMEGYLFKRASNAFKTWNRRWFSIQNSQLVYQKKLKDVLTVVVDDLRLCSVKPCEDIERRFCFEVVSPTKSCMLQADSEKLRQAWVQAVQASIASAYRESPDSCYSERLDRTASPSTSSIDSATDSRERSVKGESVLQRVQNVAGNSQCGDCGQPDPRWASINLGVLLCIECSGIHRSLGVHCSKVRSLTLDSWEPELLKLMCELGNSTVNQIYEAQCEGPGGRKPTASSPRQDKEAWIKDKYVEKKFLRKPPSAPARDVPRPWRAQKCQRHHSSPRVPTARRKVRLEPILPSVAALSSGAVERKFRRDSLFCPDELDSLFSYFDAGAAAAGPRSLSSDSGLGGSSDGSSDVLAFGAGSVVDSVTEEEGAESEESSGEADGEAEAWGLADVRELHPGLLAHRAARTRDLRALAMALAHGAEVNWADAEDEGKTPLVQAVLGGSLIVCEFLLQNGADVNQRDSRGRAPLHHATLLGRTGQVCLFLKRGADQHALDHKQQDPLSIAIQEANADIVTLLRLARMAEEMREAEAPPGQPGPLAGSSPTELQYRRCIQEFISLHLEES
- the ACAP3 gene encoding arf-GAP with coiled-coil, ANK repeat and PH domain-containing protein 3 isoform X3, yielding MPTWALGSPVWASLSCSSLLLWSRDPPATLLPSWLQLVKLCSGMIEAGKAYVTTNRLFVSGVRDLSQQCQGDTVISECLQRFGDSLQEMVNYHMILFDQAQRSVRQQLHNFVKEDVRKFKETKKQFDKVREDMELSLVRNAQAPRHRPHEVEEATGALTLTRKCFRHLALDYVLQINVLQAKKKFEILDSMLSFMHAQHSFFQQGYSLLHQLDPYMKKLAAELDQLVIDSAVEKREMERKHAAIQQRTLLQDFSYDEPKVEFDVDAPSGVVMEGYLFKRASNAFKTWNRRWFSIQNSQLVYQKKLKDVLTVVVDDLRLCSVKPCEDIERRFCFEVVSPTKSCMLQADSEKLRQAWVQAVQASIASAYRESPDSCYSERLDRTASPSTSSIDSATDSRERSVKGESVLQRVQNVAGNSQCGDCGQPDPRWASINLGVLLCIECSGIHRSLGVHCSKVRSLTLDSWEPELLKLMCELGNSTVNQIYEAQCEGPGGRKPTASSPRQDKEAWIKDKYVEKKFLRKPPSAPARDVPRPWRAQKCQRHHSSPRVPTARRKVRLEPILPSVAALSSGAVERKFRRDSLFCPDELDSLFSYFDAGAAAAGPRSLSSDSGLGGSSDGSSDVLAFGAGSVVDSVTEEEGAESEESSGEADGEAEAWGLADVRELHPGLLAHRAARTRDLRALAMALAHGAEVNWADAEDEGKTPLVQAVLGGSLIVCEFLLQNGADVNQRDSRGRAPLHHATLLGRTGQVCLFLKRGADQHALDHKQQDPLSIAIQEANADIVTLLRLARMAEEMREAEAPPGQPGPLAGSSPTELQYRRCIQEFISLHLEES